The nucleotide sequence TCCAAGATCTTAGTGCCTTTGTCTTTTGTCCAGTGATGAGTTCCTGCTGGCTATTCtaatatcattatattattgCTTCTTCTCTTCAAAGGAGGTGAAGATCCTCGAGATCTCTGACAATAGGCTTATAGTAGCACTGGGTGAGGAGACAGAGTGAAGAACTTAGGGAAAGGacaatagaaagggaaaaatagatgAAGCAGGACCAAGAATAGAGGAATCATAGAATAACAGAGGTAAGAAGAAACTTAGAACATACAATTTTGAAAAggaatttaaagatcatctaatctaaccacATAGTTTAGCTTACTATGTTTATACTGAGGCAAGCTGTAAAAACTGACCCAGTATAAGCAAAATGAAACATGCCATCAAATCAAgttttatatttaattgtattttattaatttaattaattttttcaccaAATCAAAACAAAGTTTGGAAACAAGTTCAGTtaggagaagaaaacaaagagcCCAGGATATCATATAGATGGGGATCTATAAATACCAAATTAAGGGGGAAAGAGCAAGGCCAGGATAGGGAGGAGTTCACCTGGAGTATGacaaaactggaaaggaaggCTACATCTGATAGTTTCTggttttataaattattcttgctaattaAGTGCTCTGCTCCATTTTGCCAAGGGGCTGACATTTCACATATTGTCATTACTCTCAAAAATTCAATATTCCAAGTCTTGTCACCTTATCCTAAGTTAAACCCTATTCAAAATTGAGGCCTACTGGGAGAATACAAATTTATGAAAGAAGGGGTTTATGTATAGaaagtatgtatgtgtatatctgtatatatacacaatatatatatatatatatatatatatatatatatagctagagggagaagaagaaagaggaggaggaagaggaggaggaggagaaggagaaggagaNNNNNNNNNNNNNNNNNNNNNNNNNNNNNNNNNNNNNNNNNNNNNNNNNNNNNNNNNNNNNNNNNNNNNNNNNNNNNNNNNNNNNNNNNNNNNNNNNNNNNNNNNNNNNNNNNNNNNNNNNNNNNNNNNNNNNNNNNNNNNNNNNNNNNNNNNNNNNNNNNNNNNNNNNNNNNNNNNNNNNNNNNNNNNNNNNNNNNNNNNNNNNNNNNNNNNNNNNNNNNNNNNNNNNNNNNNNNNNNNNNNNNNNNNNNNNNNNNNNNNNNNNNNNNNNNNNNNNNNNNNNNNNNNNNNNNNNNNNNNNNNNNNNNNNNNNNNNNNNNNNNNNNNNNNNNNNNNNNNNNNNNNNNNNNNNNNNNNNNNNNNNNNNNNNNNNNNNNNNNNNNNNNNNNNNNNNNNNNNNNNNNNNNNNNNNNNNNNNNNNNNNNNNNNNNNNNNNNNNNNNNNNNNNNNNNNNNNNNNNNNNNNNNNNNNNNNNNNNNNNNNNNNNNNNNNNNNNNNNNNNNNNNNNNNNNNNNNNNNNNNNNNNNNNNNNNNNNNNNNNNNNNNNNNNNNNNNNNNNNNNNNNNNNNNNNNNNNNNNNNNNNNNNNNNNNNNNNNNNNNNNNNNNNNNNNNNNNNNNNNNNNNNNNNNNNNNNNNNNNNNNNNNNNNNNNNNNNNNNNNNNNNNNNNNNNNNNNNNNNNNNNNNNNNNNNNNNNNNNNNNNNNNNNNNNNNNNNNNNNNNNNNNNNNNNNNNNNNNNNNNNNNNNNNNNNNNNNNNNNNNNNNNNNNNNNNNNNNNNNNNNNNNNNNNNNNNNNNNNNNNNNNNNNNNNNNNNNNNNNNNNNNNNNNNNNNNNNNNNNNNNNNNNNNNNNNNNNNNNNNNNNNNNNNNNNNNNNNNNNNNNNNNNNNNNNNNNNNNNNNNNNNNNNNNNNNNNNNNNNNNNNNNNNNNNNNNNNNNNNNNNNNNNNNNNNNNNNNNNNNNNNNNNNNNNNNNNNNNNNNNNNNNNNNNNNNNNNNNNNNNNNNNNNNNNNNNNNNNNNNNNNNNNNNNNNNNNNNNNNNNNNNNNNNNNNNNNNNNNNNNNNNNNNNNNNNNNNNNNNNNNNNNNNNNNNNNNNNNNNNNNNNNNNNNNNNNNNNNNNNNNNNNNNNNNNNNNNNNNNNNNNNNNNNNNNNNNNNNNNNNNNNNNNNNNNNNNNNNNNNNNNNNNNNNNNNNNNNNNNNNNNNNNNNNNNNNNNNNNNNNNNNNNNNNNNNNNNNNNNNNNNNNNNNNNNNNNNNNNNNNNNNNNNNNNNNNNNNNNNNNNNNNNNNNNNNNNNNNNNNNNNNNNNNNNNNNNNNNNNNNNNNNNNNNNNNNNNNNNNNNNNNNNNNNNNNNNNNNNNNNNNNNNNNNNNNNNNNNNNNNNNNNNNNNNNNNNNNNNNNNNNNNNNNNNNNNNNNNNNNNNNNNNNNNNNNNNNNNNNNNNNNNNNNNNNNNNNNNNNNNNNNNNNNNNNNNNNNNNNNNNNNNNNNNNNNNNNNNNNNNNNNNNNNNgagagagagacagagagacagagagagagagagagagagagagagagagagagagagagagagagagagagaggaaaaaaaaggaagagaggccTTATGTCCCCAAAGGACAGGCCCATTGACACCATCCTTCTGAGAAGGACCAAGAGCACTAAAACAGGGAGAAGAGTTAAGGGCTCAGAAGATGCTTCACTAGCCCTAAACAAGAGCATACATCCCACAATCCAGGATGAAAGGAATTGGGCCttgaaaaaatgtcagaaaaataacTTTCAGAGCTCAGATCACTCATTATAAGAtgtgggcatctaggtggtatagtggattgTGTGtgggacctggaatcaggaagatctgaattcaaatatgatctcagacaattattagttgtgtggccttgttcaagtcacttaactgctgtctgccttTACATatgagtttcctcatatgtaaaatggatgtAATAACACTTGCCTCCAaagtttattgtgaggatcaaatgaaatatttgtaaagtgctttgaaaaccttaaatgctttataaatgctaccCATGTTCTGTATTATCTAATTAATAAAGAGTCAGACTAGTATATCATCTACCTGccaatctatttatctatctttacATCTAGATCAAGGTTTATTAACCCGGAgcaatggatagatttcaggagattTGTGATCTTGGATGGGGAaattttacatctttattttcactgttCTCTATTGAAGTTTAGCACTTCCTTCAATTATGTAAGTAAGAAAACATTCTAAGACGTGTCCAATTGTTTCACCCAGATATCAAAAGGTTGCTggtataaaaaagcaaaaactctTAATCTAGATAAATTCTAGATAGATAGTCAGTCAAGGATGTGATGGGGCCAGATTTTACAGGCCTGGGACAactgattattaaaatttcagtgtgagcatttatacctgaGAAATGCTACAAACATGgcttgtttattgttttgttgattatctagattcAAGAATGTGAtggataaaaaattaataatgcaaattaaacttataAATATGTCTTGTATACATTTTCCTCAAAGAACTGAACATTTACTGTAACATTGCTGGATATAGACTTCCCCTGATATTTGCTATCATACccttaaaatatgtttaaaaggaaaaagaatcataGCCCCATTGATCTGGAAGAGactttttccatttcctcattctacaaatgaataAGTTCAGGCACAGAGATATCCAAGGTATCTCAATAAGAGCTGACTCTTAGGGTCACCACCAGTAAGTAAGAGAACTAGGACTCAAACTCAGATTTGTCTTCACACTCTTAGTCTAATGGCCTTTCCACTCCACCATTCTGTGTCCCTTCAGGATATGGAAGTATACACTTCTTTCAATACATATAGTAATGCATGGATCTATGATTTCCTTACTGTTAAGTACTCCCTTGATATTGATTATAACTCTAGTTCCTTTAGTAGAAGGCCTTCATGAGTTATTATAAACAAAAGACTCTTCGTCCTTTGACCAACCTTTGGTCAGCAGACAGGATCCACTGGCAAGCTTATATTCAAAGCTTCACCCATTTGACCAAGTCCCCTCAGATTCTGTGCCATTCTGGTAAAGTCTCCTAGAGACCAAGCTCATATGTCACAGTGAAGAATCAGAGGGCAACTTTACTACAGATgtagaataaatattaataatttctgAAAACCTCATTTTGGAAACAAAGAGGATTCAGAGAATATTGACTAAAATAAAACTTCGAAGTCATCCAACAACGTATTTGTTTTATAGATTATGAAACTGAAGTTAAAAAAGGTTAAAGTGACAGCTAAAATTACTGAACTATTGTAAATGGAACTTGATATCAAGACTATCTCTGGACCTTTGgtacttaattatttttaaattaaaattttaattaacaaaatcaTATTTTCTATCCCTCCccctaaaaaagaaacaaaacccttATATTAATTTCAGTGCCCAAATTTTGGCTATACTTAGGTTTTATAATGATCAGAATAATTATCCTTAGAATAGTATATAAAGGtgacaaaacacttttcatcACAACAATCTCATGAGGTCAGCAGAGcaagaatattaatattttattgatgagaaagctgaggtccagagagagaaggtgatttacctaggttcacacagccatGATATGGCAGAGCTGAAGTCTTGAATACCACATTACGTACAAAGCATATTTCATATCTAAGATAGAAGATGTAGGGTGACAGGGTATGACTTAAATTTGTACCAACTAGACAATAAGCCATTCCTGACTTTGTGAGGCTAACTAAATACTGCCTATCATTTAGGCCCAGTCcaagttttatttcttcttgacaTTCTGCCTTAATTCTTCCAGCCTTCacccatctcttctttctctgagctATCACATTTAGATTGTACCATGCAATCTAGCACTTGCTTAAATACAGTCCTATACAGTTCACTGAATAATCATGCATACTAGTCTAAGCTCCTTTAAGTTTAATAATAGCTCGTATTTCTAGAGTGCTTTACTCACAACAATTCTGAAGTTTAGAGTACAAATTTGGAGCCCCATCTCATAGatgagagactgagacagagaagaATAGCAGCTTTTTCATGATCACATCACTAGGAGTTGACTTGGCTAAGGTTCAAACCCAGCTCtactgactccaagttcaaagtTCTCTTTATTAATAAACTCTTTTATCTAGAGGAGAGATCAAGTCTACCTTTTATTTTAGCCAAATACCATAGCCTCAGGCTAGGTAAAGGAGGAGTTCAGTAAAAAATGATataaagtattttcattttcacAGACCATGAGAGGCACGTGGGGAAGGAGAATAGAACGAGCATCTCTGAATTTATCCTCTTGGGACTTTCTGAACAGCCAGATCAGCAGAGACTGCTATTTGGGCTCTTCCTGGCCATGTACCTGATCACTGTGGTGGGGAACCTCCTCATCATACTAGCCATTGGCTCTGACTCCCACCTCCAAAGCCCCATGTATTTCTTCTTAGCCAATCTGTCCTTTGCAGACATCTGTTTCACATCAGCTTCCATCCCCAAGATGCTGGTGAACATTGAGACTCAGCATCAGACCATCTCCTATGTTGGGTGCATCACCCAGCTATATTTCCTTCTTGCATTTGGGGGTTTGGACAACCTCCTCCTGGCTGCAATGGCCTATGACCGCTATGTCGCCATCTGCCGCCCCCTTCACTATGCTACAACCATGAGCTCCCAGCGCTGTGTGCTAATAATGAGTATGTGCTGGGCTTTGACCAATATCCCTGCCCTGACACATAGCGTTCTGCTGGCCCATCTGTTCTTCTGTACCCAACGTGCCATCCCTCATTTCTACTGTGATATCAGTGCCTTGCTAAAGTTGGCATGCTCAGATACCCACTTAAATGAATTGATGGTAATCATCTTGGGAGCAATATTCCTCACTGTTCCTCTTGCTCTCATCATCCTCTCCTATGCTCGCATCACCTCTGCTGTCCTTGGTTTCTCCTCTCCTGAAGGAAGATGGAAGGCTTTCTCCACATGTGGATCCCATCTAACTGTAGTCTTGCTCTTCTATGGTTCTCTTATGGGTgtgtatttatttccttcatcaaGTGACTCTGTTCAAAGAGATAGCGCAGCTGCTGTCCTTTACATTGTGGTGACCCCCATGTTGAATCCATTCATCTACAGCCTGAGAAATAGAGACATGAAAGGGGCACTGAGGAGGCTTCTTGGGAATGGGAAAACTCTCTCCTCTCCATAACAGCAATGCCTGCTCCTGATGCCAATCTTGCCCTACTCCAGCTCACCCACGCCTATCCCCAGCATACCTCACCTCTTCTGGTCTTGAGATTTCCAGTATCAATCACCTTGAGCTATTATGAAAGAGGTATCTGAGAAGTTTGCCTCCAGTGAAGCTTAGACTGGCCAAACCCTCCTTGAGGAATTAGAAGAAGGGGATTTCCCTATTTCtcctttgttcatttatttattcaacaaatctGTATTCAACAAACACCTGCCATAGCCATAGGTAACaatataaaatttagataagTCACGGCACCTGCCCCCACAGTGCTTACAGTGTGGTCCCAGTGTTGTTGCACAAATTAATACCATTTTAGCAGTATAGCAAAGCCACAAAAGGAGATTTTGTACTTTTTCCTGCCAATTTACTATCAACCCAGACCCAAAACATCCCAGAGTTGTTAAGAGTTACAGGATGTGGTTATTCAAGGACAACAGATTTTAAAGTGTATTAGATAAAAAGATGATGAGCGACTAAACTGGATGATTAATAATGGGCAGAAAGTGAGTTAGTAGGGAAGGGGATGGGTATGGGGTATAGGGAGGGAGAGGTTCCATGCATACAAAAATCCTCTCCTTATACCCTTTTTTCCATTGTTTTGGAGTTCTGTGTTTGtcaattccatttatttttactaCCTATCaagtttctagtgtttttaataaacAAAGGGCTATTTTCATAAGAATTGGTGAAGTTAAATAGATCCAAGATGGGTTCACTCTACAAAAGGAAACATTGAATTTCATATTAGGAGTGGATATTAAAGCAAAGTGGATATTAAAATTGAGGTCTGtaaataataaaagttattaGAATAATTGGTTAGCAGTTAAAGGTATATGGGAAAATggataaaatcttaaaacactctTTCTTTACACTTTCTTTTACTGAAAGAAGTCATTcccagtcttccttaatcttGTTACTCTCACTCTGAGACCACCCCAGTCCCCACAATTTACCCTGCATCTATCTTCTCTGTacttagttgtttgcatgttctctcccccattaaaattcttgagagctccttgagagtagtgactgacttttgcctttcattatattcccagcacttagtagaCTATGTAACATGTAGTTCATTGTTGTCCttttcagagagaaccaatgacaccATATCTTGGCTTGCTCATGAATTAGAtctaagtgaggcaaagttgcataAAGTTGTCAAccacactctcttccagagtcatcagaaTCCactggcaaaacaaaagtcaggacaaatGACAACGTGGGtgaccttggtatctttgatgtcttACCAAGCTCTAAGGACTCCTTAGCATCTGCTTCAGACACCTTCAcagctgttggaacaaattgttctcatctactcaTTTTGAGGgtggaagtcttcatatgcttaggGTAGACATACCTCCAATTCAATGAAGGGTTTAAGGACCATCAGTTATCTTCATGCTGCTGAATTAGCTCATCTAACCGTATGATTTTACTGGGGAGTGCTGTAcaacttcttagagccacaggtgaaagttgagtgaaaggtggatgccaaagatggatgagcaaccctgaaaagagatcagcaagtcctcacaccagaggcaCTAGTTCTTCCTGGAGCCTTTATACACCTCAGTAACTagaaggtgcttagtaaatattagTTGACTATCATTAACTTTCCTGATTCATTCATAAGTTCATCTGTTTTAACAAAGGGTACTATTttttgtaaggaaaaaataagaaaagtgtaCTTTCCCTTCATTGTATAATCTCACTAAAAGGGACTTGAGTAAAAATTTTGCCtacttactttttttccccttagtgcTTAATTCCAACCTCTTCAATTcagttttctctgtaaaataaaggagttgtaTGACCCAATGTCCTTTCCAGGAGTAACAAAATTTTTGAACATTGTGTGTTCTAATGCCTCTTGCAAACCTAACAGGCTACGTTCCCTTTAAGCTCAGACATTCTATTCTCTTTCTCAAGCAAATCCTATATAAGTAGCAATGGCAGTGTATCAACTTGGTGGCAGCATAGGatgattcactttttttttttaacccttgtacttcagtgtattatctcataggtggaagattggtaagggtgggcaatgggggtcaagtgacttgcccagggtcacacagctgggaagtggctgaggccgggtttgaacctaggacctcctgtctctaggcctgactctcactccactgagctacccagctgccccaggatgattcacttttaaagaatgaatagcTTTCCATAAGATCATAGAACTTTGGGTTGGAAATGAATTTGGAGACTAATATGTCTGAACTTTTTTAgcataaagacttttttttacctGAATAATTTCATGGATTCCCATATGATAAAAGTTttacaaaattttattatttatcgaTCAAGAAAATAGATAACTATGCATTAAGCACCACTTTcagattgatttatttttttgttaatgaGAAAAGCATTTAAATGtagtagaaaatatttatttataggcATGTTTGGGAGGTATATTATTTATTCTACTTACAGAGGAAAagtttgcatatttattatgCTGAGTTATATTATGAAATTGACTTCTTTCAAAAACTTTATGGTCCAATGAGAGTCCACACCctggggtgtgctggagccaactCAAATTGGCTGGTGTTGTATTAAAAAGGGGGTACTACTATCTATTAGGTGTGTatgaagatggagtacagagagaggataggatagcacttctcctttataacagttgcccaggcaggatcctttaggtcaaagtgtttataccttcaggacccacctggggttaattgatattaattactgggctcttcagctgaggtaacgttggtaatctgactgcattactcccttcccaaataagctttggaaaccaattcaggaaggtactttaaactttgaatatatttggcaaagaaggataatggtatgggatagaggtattggagACCCTAAATTAAATGAtagtaatgaatctctaactgcaggcaaataaaggaatcaagatgatagcttctctctggtacagactggccagggctaaaccagagcaggcaaactgtgAAATCTTCAGgttcttcttcagtagatgttaagcctaatcagttgagattTCCACCCTttcccaccctcttcttcttcttctgcccacttcctggatccctcccgggccctgggaagcatagatgactaagatgatttacttcctaaaatctaggggcagtagaatcagagatggtggtctgggtacaggttggtggtggtacaggaacaaacaggaggagttTGCAGggttgagtctgcaagtctcaatcccacaaaaacCAGGATCCACACTcctctccagcctcagggacaggtaaagacccaagaacctctgtcagggttctcaactgcccgcTCCTGAGtccacatgcctctctgggaacattctatccaattgattcacctgtcaatcaacagtgaactTCTAGCTCcaagagattcaatataacactggCAAGAACCACTTCCAGCTAATACAACAAATTAGAAattgatttgttttattgattgtctagatttaagaaagtgttagggaaaattttaataaagttaATTCAACTTAAAAATCTAAAGCATACATTTTCCCCAGAGagcttattattaaatatttaccagtgcACCCTCATGACTGTAGCCAACACATTGGAGATCGCTAATACAATACCatcccctcactttatagatgaggaaaatgtaacccaaagagattataTTATTTTCACAGAGTCCCACAGATGATAAGAGGCAGAGCTGGCAATCAAAACTCATTGCAGGTCTAGGGCTCCCTTCCACTGCAAACTATTGACCATCAGATCTGACCAAGGGTAACTTCCTAGAGGAGAATGTGAAGTTAGGGGATAAAGGAAGGCATTAATTATGACCAATGGAAGACAGGTAGAGATAAGACCTACTGTTTAGGGAGAAGTTATGTTAGGTCCcgaacaaaggaatgaagattGTCACGTGTTGAAGCACTCCTTGAAAATGTCAACCACATATAGCCAATATTCTTTTTCCTGATGGGTAGTAGAGGCTGCCTAGATTATCctaatatttcttattatttacaGGCTTCAATTGGGATATTCACCTTGCTTCTCCTAATATGGAattcattcaacaagaatttgttGATAGGGATAAATGCCTATTTAGGTGCAAGACTCACTATCATAAATGGCATTTATATACCTCTCTAAAGCTGGCGAAGTGTTTTACATCCATGATTTTATTTAAACTATAGCAAGCCAATTTGCCAGGTACTATTAatcaacaacaagcatttataaagtcctCACTTTGTGCTAGGTTCTTTAATAGGGGCTg is from Gracilinanus agilis isolate LMUSP501 chromosome 2, AgileGrace, whole genome shotgun sequence and encodes:
- the LOC123233702 gene encoding olfactory receptor 1N2-like; protein product: MEVTEEVPSVRAYADQPDHERHVGKENRTSISEFILLGLSEQPDQQRLLFGLFLAMYLITVVGNLLIILAIGSDSHLQSPMYFFLANLSFADICFTSASIPKMLVNIETQHQTISYVGCITQLYFLLAFGGLDNLLLAAMAYDRYVAICRPLHYATTMSSQRCVLIMSMCWALTNIPALTHSVLLAHLFFCTQRAIPHFYCDISALLKLACSDTHLNELMVIILGAIFLTVPLALIILSYARITSAVLGFSSPEGRWKAFSTCGSHLTVVLLFYGSLMGVYLFPSSSDSVQRDSAAAVLYIVVTPMLNPFIYSLRNRDMKGALRRLLGNGKTLSSP